The following are encoded in a window of Rissa tridactyla isolate bRisTri1 chromosome 15, bRisTri1.patW.cur.20221130, whole genome shotgun sequence genomic DNA:
- the LOC128918171 gene encoding RING finger protein 222-like: MSEASSSKEGPPAECPVCYEKFHPLEAMHRQLSCGHTFCHDCLVKCLLSAKLDGQVQSSIICPICRYVTFLSKKAALWLPKAGTNLRALEMPLSPSSLSHLTKLEASNTLVVPSHFVMLVQSFDRCCSTGNSPMDSQGVPGELAREAHIFVISDHGMPLVDVDCSSLGRRSRTETRSSVSSSSALGVKCCQSPIALAVLLILTVAMLAAVLPWLLLVKRDS, translated from the coding sequence ATGTCTGAGGCCTCGTCCAGcaaggagggacccccggccgagtGCCCCGTGTGCTACGAGAAGTTCCACCCGCTGGAGGCCATGCACCGCCAGCTCAGCTGCGGGCACACCTTCTGCCACGACTGCCTGGTGAAGTGCTTGCTCTCCGCCAAGCTTGACGGCCAGGTCCAGAGCAGCATCATCTGCCCCATCTGCCGCTACGTGACTTTCCTCAGCAAGAAGGCAGCTCTATGGCTGCCCAAGGCAGGCACCAACCTCCgggccctggagatgcctctgtcaccttcctccttGTCCCATCTGACCAAATTGGAAGCCAGCAACAccttggtggtgcccagccattttgtgatgctggtgcagagcttcgaccggtgctgcagcacaggaaacagccccatggactcgcagggggtcccaggagagctggcgCGGGAAGCCCACATCTTTGTCATCAGTGACCATGGGATGCCACTGGTGGATGTGGACTGCAGCTCCctagggaggagaagcagaacagaaacacgAAGCTCGGTGTCATCCAGCTCGGCCCTGGGGGTGAAATGCTGCCAGTCGCCCATCGCCCTCGCCGTCCTGCTCATCTTGACGGTGGCCATGCTGGCGGCTGtgctcccttggctgctgctggtgaagagggactcgtag